CCCGTCAACGAATCTTTTGGTGCGTATCCCCATTCAGTGCCATTAACTAAAAGGGAGCTCTTAAAGCTGGGTTTTACCATCCCAGACGATGCGTCTACCCGTGGTTTTGAGGGATGTTACTGGTAACCCCTTTGGATACTGCAGAAATAGTGAATCTTGCATGTCTTCGGTTTTTGGGAAGATTGGGTGATTCGAATGGTGTTACGCTGTACCTCCATCTTggcagttctctcttgttctggTAAAACAGAGCCTGGAGATGGTGTAGTGCTTATGGAGGGAGAGCAATCCAGTTGGTCAAGCCTTCGGTGCCTGTTCCATAAAATGAGCAGGTCCCATCCTCTAATTGACCAGACAAGTTATTTAGAATGCTCGTTGTTTGTTCGGGACTGTTAGGCTTGCTAAAATCTTGTTTTTCTCAACAGGTTTCACAGCTGACCTGCGTTCCAACACTGGAGGCCAGGCCTTCCCGCAGTGTGTGTTTGACCACTGGCAGATCTTGCCCGGTGACCCCCTGGATGGCAAGTCACGCCCCTACAATGTTGTCATGGATACCCGCAAGCGAAAGGGTCTCAAGGACAGTCTGCCTGACCTGGATCAGTACATGGACAAGCTATGAGAGAGTCCAGTTACAACTGTCCCCCTTTTCTGTACAGAGCAATTTTGAAGCTGTTGGGAGACAATGACGTAATAAAAGAGCAAACAAAACTGAAACCATGCTATAAAaggtgtttgtgtgtgtgttttgcatGATAATGCAGGGAAGGAAGGGCTTTGTCGGATGGCTTATATGAAAAAGGGGGAGGCCTTTTGTTTTCGCGGTAGGAGAAAGACCTTGACGTAATGGCCGACGAAATCATTGGCGAAATTTCCAGTGTGTCAcagttgtcgtctgcttggaAACTACTGCAGCGCCGCGTCGGATGTGCCTGTTGGGGATCCTGCCAACGAGATTGCATTGATGGCTGTGATGTGAATCCGATGTCTTATTCTAGCAGCTACGAAATCGGCGGTCCCGCTGGACGCCTGGAAGAAAATTCCTGATATAGAGTAGTTGTATCATCCAGAAGATACATCGTCAACCACCGCTGATGCCTTGGGTCGCCGGACAGACCTCGCTGCGGGCGCAACAAACAGCCGAGCGGTGAGTAGGCCTAGCTGTGGCCGCCCGCTCGGCAGCGTCACGATGCAGGCGGCAGCCTCCAGCGAGGCGAGCAGCGATACCGACGAAATCGCGAGGCTCTTTCCTAAATGTCGCAGCCGAcctgacgacgacgacagccttaataacaacaacagcagcagtaACGGCGGCCCGGCCCCCATGGAGGATAGCTCCGTGGTGAGTGCTTACGAGGCCGCATCGCGCATCGAGATCGCTGGCGGCCGAGAGATTTTCAGCAAGTCTCGGTCGCGTTGCAAGCGGCCTCCACGTCGAGACCTACTCGACTGGGACGGCAGTGAGCCCTTGGTATATGAAGCAGCCACCGAATGCGAGGCCGCTTCCTCGGAAGTAGTGTACGATGACATCGATGCTGCGGCTACGCCCGCGGCGGCTCGGCTCCTCGGCAGTTTGCCCATAGCCCAGTATGAAGGCTCGCCCCGGCGCTACGGGCCGAGGCCGGGGTTCCCACAGCGGGTACCCGAATGTAAGGACTTCTCCGATCTGGAGTACCGGCTGTACGAGCGTGTATCCGGCAGCGCGTACGTCGGGCAGCGGTTAGCGGGCGGCACACCCAGTCCGAGCCTCGATGACGGTGGCGGAAGCGTAGCTGGGACAGAAACCGGCGAGCCCATGGACTTGGCAGGAAGGCAGCTATCCGCGCTTTCTGCAGATACCACAGACTGCGAATCTGCTGCGAGCGAAGCCCTCTCTTTAGCGGGATCCCTTATGGGAGATTCCGGGGCTCTACCTGCTATGCCTGTCCTCGAAGATGGTCTCTCGAGCGGTCGCTGTTCGGACGCAGAAGACGGCTCTCCAGCAGTTGTAGCACATGCTATACGCGAGATCAAGCAAGCGATCCAACACAGCAAGAGACTGACACTGAAGAACCCACCCGCTGGAGGAGACGCTGGTCGTCGAGATCCTGTGTGGGTGCCACGGGACGAGGAAGAGAGCGCACTGCCGCCACCACCGCCGTCGGGAATTAACGACGAGGATTGCGACACAGATCAAGAAACCGACCGTCTGCTTGGAGCCCAGCGTGCAGACGACAGAGGCTTCTTTGATGAGAAGGTATGAACCAGCTGATCTCTCTTTCTCAGGCCCAGtaacatatttttatttctgTCCCATCTACACAGAAATTGTCTAACACCTCCATTAgcagaaacaaaaacacgtaaAAGGGAATGCCGTCATAAATATAGCGCAAGACGTGCACATACTACCAATGCCGTGGAGAAGTGGCATACATGCAACAATTTGCCACTCCGTCTATATCTGTATATAGTCATTAAAAAACCTTGCAGCTACAGCATCAATACGGCATCTCTCTCGTGTATCATTGTAGTGGATGGGGTAATTAAACAtacaaggacaaacacaacgcaaGCCTCACAATGCCAAGTCGCATACTTCAATTTCACCCCTTTTTCTCCCTCCCAAATGTACTACCAAAGGTATAAGTTTCTGGGGTTTGAACCCGTCCCCTCCACAGCACAGTGTCCAACGCTAAACTTTGTTGTTGATTCTGCACCTACTCCAATGACTCCATACCTAAAGTCTTGTTATCCGCTTTATTTTTGTCTTGTAAAAACCACTGGGCCCTGCTATCTCGCAAAGGAACCTGGGAGGTGCAAATATTTCTGAGTTGCACATATTTCTATGGGCAGTACCATTAGTTAAACCAGCCTTGGTGTTGCTGGATATATTGTCTCATGCTACTGTTGGTGCAACCCTTTAGCAGGGTAATAGGAGATTTGGGGTGCACCTCTTAGCGAGGCATAATCAAAACGTAGGCGATTTTTAAGCGGTGTTGCTGTTATTAACACGTGTAcctcctatatatatatatatatacctccTATGTCCTATAAATAGGACTCCTGCTTGTTGCCTTACGATATTTTGAGACCTCCTTCATTTTATTGCCGCTCCTATTAAAGTTGGAAAGCTCTCCATCTCTTTGCAAAGTTTCATCATTGCAAGGTGCATCAAGATGTGCTGAGGCAACTGTAGAGTTCGCAAAGTTTAAAGCACATCGGTGTGCTGATTATCAATGCTCATGATTAAGTAATGCTCATCCTGGTGTTGTCTGATAGTCCTGGAGTGCGGATGCTTGGCTGCTCTGCCATGAATAAATTCATTTCAGGGACATATTCATCCAGGCTTAAGATAATCCTTATCTACTACAGTTTAAGTTTACTGCCAGTTTACATGCGAACACTAGTGTGTCTTCATTCGTGCCTCTAATTGTGCCTGTTATTGTGCATAACCTATGCAAAAATTGTGCATGTATTTTGCATGTGAACTCAGCTCTGAAACTTAGTCACGTACAACATCAGTGGAACTTACAGGGGAAGTAGAATGTTGGCCATTACATAATCCTACAGGCACAAAAAGTTTACAGGCCTCAGTCAAGGTCTCCGCGCAAGCTTCTGTTCCTTCAACGCAAGCGGGGCTGCTGTTAATAATAATTGTCTGGAAGATCataatatttttttaataatcAAACATCTTAGATGCTAGGACATTTAAAGAGCAGGCGCTTAATTGTCGTGACCCTGCTGCAGTTGTTTCCGAAAATTCCGCAGCCTGAAAGGATTCCCAATTGGTTGAGCGTTGGTGGATAAAAGTAGTCAGGCACAGTAGAACCACCATACAGTGGTTGTTAGGTAGGTGTTGGAGACATCCTTGtgtggtatggtatggtatgacAGTACAACGTGTTAGTTGTAATTGATTGCCTGTAATTTTAATACTGAAGCCAATACCCATTCATTCAGGTGACTCATTCGTTTGGTCAAAACTTAGTGATTAAATGTCTTTGAAAATGTGAGACAGCCGAATTATTTTTTAGAATCAGGATCATTATTTAAAGCCACTCTCTTTTTCTAAAAATCCTGGAATGAGTACGAGCTTTGATGCATCCTTCGCCAACTTTTgccatgcaaatgagccaaaaccagTGCAGGAAGGGCAAAACCTTTGGTGTCAATGGCTTATCTGGGTTGCAGAGTGGTTGATCTAGCTTGCAGTTCAGCGCCCTCCGACGTGAAAGGGGCGTTGTTCTTGCTGCACTTGCTGAAATTATTTGTTTCtgtatttttaaaaatctgAATATTGGCACAGCCCTATTGCTTGCTAATAAACATCTGTTTTGCGGTATTAGCTCAGTTCCGCTTTACGACCCTCTCTGCAAGCTAGCAATGCAGACTTTAATGCCATGACAGTTCTTTTTCGTAAAACTGAAAATTTTCTACTCTTACGAATAACATATGACAAGACATAAGAATCATGTGGCAAAGTACGTACGTGAAATAGGATCATAGTTCATCACATCATGATGCTTATTAGAGGAGGAACTCAGTTTCCTGTAATGACTGCACATGGCATGCTGAGCAACCAGGGCCCTTACAAACGTGCATCATATCAAACTTTTTGAAGGGAGGCCTCTCATCTATATGACCAGTAATAGTGCCTGCGATCTTCAATAGGGTGCACACTTGTGTATATGCAGCGTAAAGTATGAGAGCACATGTATTGGCGAAAAACATTGACACGCGTGCTATAGTTTATATCACACTTTGGCACTCAGAATGAATGACAGTGCTGTTCTCCTGTGACCTTCAATGCTGGAACCTGTTCTAGCAACATTGGGCACAGCTGCTGTGGATTTGCAACACATGTGGTCAGATACGTATATATCAGACCAGAAGAGCAGAGCAAAGCTGGAAACGTGCATTCCAATTGTGTGAATTGTGTTTGCATGCCcttccctcctcctcctcctggaTGAAGGTGCTGGTAAATTACATGAATGCATACTTTTTACTTTTGTTAGCATAGTATCGAAGCAGCAAGCAACAAATTCAGAGTACATTTTAGTTCTGCCTAATATCATTTCTCGGCTGTAGTGGCGGTAGCAGTGTTGCAACATCACTGCTATCAGGCCACATCTTTACAGGTCTGCTTTGGCATGACCTTAAAGCAGTAACAGTTATGCAGggatataaaaaaagaagattgAGGTGATTAATGTCATTAATGTGAGgacaatgcgttagcattagacgtTCGTCTTGCTTCTGATTGCTTCTCTTATGCTTCTTTTCTGCctcttatatttttatatacttATCTAGTATTTTGACTAGTAGAAGGTCCTGGATCCATTGGAGAACGTTGCAGTTTAAACTGCCACACGACATAAGACACAAACTCAGCCGCTCGCGAAACTCGGAGAATGCACGAGACATGTCTACATGTTCAGACATGTCTCGTGCATTCTCCGAGACATGTCTGAACATGTCCAGAGACGAGGGGCAACTGATGACGGCTCTCACTCCAACTGACAAGTCCGGGCTTCCATGGGACGGAGAAGAGCGAACTAGCTTGCGGAGTGCAGGCCTGATTCACTCTGCTCTATCACATGCTGCGCTGTACACAGACACCACGGTCACCCCACTACAATGCCGGCTTTTCTTCAAAATGGGGCTTCTAATGCTGACGCATAAAACAAAAGTTGCAAATTTGTGCAAATCCTCCTGTCATCATCAGTTCTGTGAATGAAGCTGGACCCCCACGgctaaaaaaaaatctacttcCCACTCTCTGTTAGCACCACCGTGCTAATCCTGTAACAGACTCTCATTCTTCCCCCTGCAGCAACAAGGATCGGGTGCGCCTGCGGGGACGGCGGGGAGTCGCAAAAAGAACAACACTACCTCCAAGGAAGGTGAGGCTGCACTTGCAGTGTGGGGATGTGTAGCAGTTGGGTTGACCTCTGCTGTCTTCCCTTGTTTTCCCCGCCCCTTCCTCCTCTCGATACCTGACGCATAATTGGATGCCTCCCGTTATTTCACCTCTCTGGGGTGGTGGGTGAGTGAGTGACGGAGGGAGGGGAAAAGGGCTCTCTCTCGACTGATCCTGTCTGCCTTGCGCATTTTTTTTCAGCTCTTGTGCACGAACCGGCAGTGCTGATAGAAGGGGTGCTGTTTCGGGCTCGGTACCTGGGCTCGACCCAGCTGGTGTGCGAGGGCCAGCCTACGAAAGCCACACGCATGATTCAGGCGGAAGAAGCTGTCTCCCGCATCAAGGTAAATGGTCCTTTCAAAGACAGAAATTCTTTAGGGTGTTCCGTACTTTAACAATTTCATGACTGACACAGGTAACGAACATAGGGATATGCTGTGACGGGATACGCAATTGAAATGCCGCGTGTGACAAAGggttaagagagagagagaggaaaaaaaacatTGGCTGTTAGGCAACAACCTGTTGCTGCCCcacaaaaaaataagaaaataaaaaaaattaacatACACATTGATCTCAGGCAGCATGACTTTATTCTGCTGTATTGTTCACTTGACCTCTCTCCGGATATCTATAGACgactttctgtttacaaacatgtggcatcccgagaagaccggttcgaggttatattttgctttgGTTGGCAAGAAGcaggaaaaacgcgtcggctgatagacTGATAAAGCTGCTAGTGCCCATTAGCATGCCTTGcgcggtggcgttacgtaatcagtAACGTAGGTCTGCAGGTCATCTATATAACGGGCCATAAGGCACAGCTACAGTTACTTTCCTCGTCATAGTATGATGAGCCACTAATCTGCACTCAGGACGTGTTATAATTAGTGGTAGTTACGCATTCTTGAGCAATTATTACCACTTGCTGCTCATGGGCAAGTGTTTGTTACTTATGCACATCCAATTTTTCTTCCACATCAGCCTTGTAAAACCGAATGATAACCACAGTGATACAAACTTTGTGGAGGTTTGCGTTAAATGGGTAAGCACTATAAACACTCCGGAACTACTGACAGAAAAGCTATACTACCATGTGCATAGTCGTAACTCCTGGATCGTAATCGTCATTTAGGTTCCACCGTCGTTTAAAGATGATGTGATGATTTTGATCTTGCCTGCTTGTTAGTAAACATTGAGAGTGAGAATAATGATATTTATATTGTTCCTCCGCGCTGCACAAGTGTCTTGTTTTGAATTGTTCAAAAATTACTTTCTTCAGCAAACGCATCCGCCTCACCTTAGTTGCGCTTTCCCTGGGTCTCTGCACCATGTCCTGATAACTAAAGGGGAGCTCTGGAGCATCTTGAACAGGAAAAAACTGGACGGAGAGGAGACACATGTAGACGCAACGATTGCCGACTAACAACTGAGGGTTTTATTCATCTCCAAAGGGAAAGATGGGAAGAACGAGGGAGGAAAGGGAAACACAGTCACAAGTCAAAACCGGGTCAGCATCACATACTGATAGAATAGTTAGAATAGGGGTTGTCCCCTTTCTTCTGTGTCCCTCGTCTCagagggtggggggggggggtttcttcAGTATGGAAAGATCACATATCTAGATGACAGGACATATGTTTCTCGGCGGACTTCTTGACCCGGTTGTGACTTGCGACTGTGTTTCCCTTTCTTCCCTCGTTCTTCCCATTTATCCCTTTGGAGATTAATAAAATGCTCAGTTGTTAGTCAGCACTCGTTTGTGTCTACGtgtctcttctctctgtccagTTTCTAGTGCTGTTTTCCCCGTTCAagatgtaccaacttgcccgtTAACTCTGGAGCATCATTATTGGACGATAGTGAGAAAGAACAGTtcaggcatttttttttctgcttacTGTGGTTGTGTGAATCGTCATGGAGCTGTGTCGTTCACTGTCAGTGTCCCACTGACAATAATCCGTCCTATGCCTTATCAGTACCAAATCATCATGTTTTACCATGATTGCACAACTCTTTGTGTCATTATAGGTAAGTGGCTGAAATAATTAACAGAGAAGCTGCGATTGCCACACAAAATATCATAACGATGCTGCAGACATAATTAATACAGACCACTTGCTTAACGGATTGCGAAGTTGTCGTGTAACAGCTTTCATATATGCTTCCTGGAACCTATTGCCTCATcatcatgttttctttttccttgtgCTCGCACTGGCTATAGTCTCTGGTAAGAGGAGCTTTTCAATTTATGTGCATGATCGCATCTATCGTTCTTTAAGGAagttttatttattcatttcgATCATGTTAAGTTCTCATCAATTTAAGCCTCTAGAAGGGATGCCTGATGTTAGTAATGTTTAGAGCACGGATAATAATGCACTAAAAACTCCTGAAATATGCACGCAACTATCCACTGAAAATCTTCGAgatatgcagtaaaaatcctCAATATATGCAACATTTTGCTCTTGGTACGAAAGCAATGCACCAAATGCCTATTTTGAAAAAAGTGAGTATTTTAACTAGGGATAACACGGTAACATAAAGCCGCTTTCATtctgcagcacacaacaaagaatgCTTGCGCCACGGATATAAATCATGGAGCTGAAGGCTTCGCGTTTGCGATTGATAACATAGCGTAAACATGGGCTAGCTGGTGAACGAAACTCATGACAAAACAAGCCTGGACATGGGCAACATGAAAACACAAGCATACACGTATGTTCATGTTTTTcgtgttgcccatgctcaggTTTGTTTCGTCAGTGCTTTGCGTTCGGCACTGCATCGTGCTGATTAAAACGCGAACGCCGCCCAACTTTGTAACGGTAATGTGGTGAAGGTGAAGTACAGCGCATCGACTATACATGCGGTGGAGGACGGAGCAGCCAGGGTACAGGCTGAACGTTGCACCTCACCCCACCAAAGCACAGAAAAATTCGATTCGGGCCTTAATTTTTGTGAAAGATGACCCAACGCCGTCCCAAAACCAGCAAAACCTATCTATGGAAAAAGAACTGAGCTCTCACATctgaaaatatggcaaaatatgcactttaATCTGAAATATGCCACAACGTTCAAaacaaaacatgcatttatGTGCATCGTAGAACCCTTCTCATCGGTCCCAAACCAAgaccaaaagtgttttttcaTCGTTCAGATACAAAACCA
This portion of the Ornithodoros turicata isolate Travis chromosome 3, ASM3712646v1, whole genome shotgun sequence genome encodes:
- the LOC135388932 gene encoding protein lin-10-like isoform X2, with amino-acid sequence MQAAASSEASSDTDEIARLFPKCRSRPDDDDSLNNNNSSSNGGPAPMEDSSVVSAYEAASRIEIAGGREIFSKSRSRCKRPPRRDLLDWDGSEPLVYEAATECEAASSEVVYDDIDAAATPAAARLLGSLPIAQYEGSPRRYGPRPGFPQRVPECKDFSDLEYRLYERVSGSAYVGQRLAGGTPSPSLDDGGGSVAGTETGEPMDLAGRQLSALSADTTDCESAASEALSLAGSLMGDSGALPAMPVLEDGLSSGRCSDAEDGSPAVVAHAIREIKQAIQHSKRLTLKNPPAGGDAGRRDPVWVPRDEEESALPPPPPSGINDEDCDTDQETDRLLGAQRADDRGFFDEKQQGSGAPAGTAGSRKKNNTTSKEVLIEGVLFRARYLGSTQLVCEGQPTKATRMIQAEEAVSRIKAPEGEVQPSTEVDLFISTEKIMVLNTDLKEIMMDHALRSISYIADIGDLVVLMARRRNMEEDGGKLRRTPKMICHVFESDEAQFIAQSIGQAFQVAYLEFLKANGIEDSSFVREMDYQEVLNSQEIFGDELEMFAKKERQKEVVVPKQKGEILGLVIVESGWGSMLPTVVVANLAGAGPAARCSQLNIGDQIIAINGVSLVGLPLATCQAYVKNTKHQSVVKLTVVPCAPVVEVKIKRPDTKYQLGFSVQNGVICSLLRGGIAERGGVRVGHRIIEINGQSVVAVPHEKIVGLLATSVGEIHMKTMPTSMFRLLTGQETPLYI
- the LOC135388932 gene encoding protein lin-10-like isoform X1, with the protein product MQAAASSEASSDTDEIARLFPKCRSRPDDDDSLNNNNSSSNGGPAPMEDSSVVSAYEAASRIEIAGGREIFSKSRSRCKRPPRRDLLDWDGSEPLVYEAATECEAASSEVVYDDIDAAATPAAARLLGSLPIAQYEGSPRRYGPRPGFPQRVPECKDFSDLEYRLYERVSGSAYVGQRLAGGTPSPSLDDGGGSVAGTETGEPMDLAGRQLSALSADTTDCESAASEALSLAGSLMGDSGALPAMPVLEDGLSSGRCSDAEDGSPAVVAHAIREIKQAIQHSKRLTLKNPPAGGDAGRRDPVWVPRDEEESALPPPPPSGINDEDCDTDQETDRLLGAQRADDRGFFDEKQQGSGAPAGTAGSRKKNNTTSKEALVHEPAVLIEGVLFRARYLGSTQLVCEGQPTKATRMIQAEEAVSRIKAPEGEVQPSTEVDLFISTEKIMVLNTDLKEIMMDHALRSISYIADIGDLVVLMARRRNMEEDGGKLRRTPKMICHVFESDEAQFIAQSIGQAFQVAYLEFLKANGIEDSSFVREMDYQEVLNSQEIFGDELEMFAKKERQKEVVVPKQKGEILGLVIVESGWGSMLPTVVVANLAGAGPAARCSQLNIGDQIIAINGVSLVGLPLATCQAYVKNTKHQSVVKLTVVPCAPVVEVKIKRPDTKYQLGFSVQNGVICSLLRGGIAERGGVRVGHRIIEINGQSVVAVPHEKIVGLLATSVGEIHMKTMPTSMFRLLTGQETPLYI